The Leptospira perdikensis genome includes the window TTCCCCCCACCATCCATTCTGGATTGAATTTATATCCAAATACAACATTCAAAATATGAGTTCTGTCTAAATCATACAATTGTTCTTTATCATTATTATAAATGACCTCTAAATTGTTATCATCATAATAATTGATATAGTTGGTTCCCATTTTAGCTTGGCCAAGTAGTGTTCTCGAATTATTGAGTAAGGTTCTGTTCCTGGTTTCTTCACTATTCAATCTGGACTGGTTATTGATTCGTTTGGTGATGGAGTTTGTATAGGAAATCCAACCAAAAAGTCCGGACTGTTCTCTTGGATCTTTTGTTTTTTTAATAAAAATTTCTACACCTTCTGAATGCCCATAACCCGCATTGGAATAATTTAAATTTTTAGGAGTAATTGGATTTGCTAAAACTTTTGCCGTTTCATTCACAAAAACACGTGTATCATTATTTAGAGCATACGGATCCACAATATAAGCATCCGGAACAATGATGTTTTGAAAGATATTCCGAAAACCTTCGATTTTAATTTGCCAGTTGTTCGCAAATTCTTGGCTTACACCTATCGAATTGTGTTCGGCTCTTTCCATAAAGAGATTGGGATTTCCTGACTTGGCCGACAATGCTTCTACTGAAACGGGAGCATTATAATGGATTCCATGTCCCGCCATAATCCCTGTTTTTGTAGATTCAAATAAATAACCGCCAGTGATCCTGGGTGCTAAATTTGTTTCATTACTTCCCGAATAATGATCCACTCGTGCACCCGGTGTTAGGCGAAATCCACCATATTTAAATGGAAGTTCTGCATATGCCGATTTTTCTCTATAACGAATTCGATCACCGTCAATCACAGAGCGAAAAGCTGCATTGGAATTCAAAAGATCATTAAAGATGTTATAAAATAAACGATTATAAGAAGAGATATTTTCACCTTTTAAAGTTGTCTCTCGAAACCGACCTTGCACCCCTGCTTCTAGTTTGAGGTGTTCCTCCCAAAGTTCCCATTCAAATGTATTTTGGACATAAGTGATTGTATCTGTGGTACGATTTTGTAATCCAAAGATGTTTTCAGCAGTCAGTGGATTTGTAAATTTGAGTTCAAAAAATTCATTAAAGGAAGTGCGTGAATAAGAAATTGTATTTCGAAACGTTTTCCCTTTCCAAACATAACGAATGGCATCCGTTCGAAACATTCGGTCAAGTCCAGTTGGCGGACGTGGGTCATCCCCTCCCCTTTCTAAATCTGCTTGGGCTTTCGTATATGCTTGCCTATCACGCGTTCCAAAAGTTTGGACTGTGAGTCTGTGTTCTGCATTGATATCCCAGATAAGTTTCCATTGATAGTCTTGGTATTCTGCGTACTTCGCATCTTCCGGAATCCCTTGGGGATAAACTTGTAATAATACAACATTGGGATAGTTTTTTCTACCCGAACTAATCATAGCAAGGCCAGGTAGGATTTTAGATTGGTTATAGATATCAGATAAAAACAAATTTGTATTGATGATGGTTTTATTTTCATCCACACGATCTGTTCCTTCGATGGCGATGATTCCACCAGTCGCATAACCATATTTAGCTGGAAATGCTCCCGTAAACACATCAAAAGATTTGATTAAATTATTATTTAATACAGAGGACTGGTTTCCTAAATGGAATGGATAGGGAAGAGGAAAACCATCAAAGTAATATTGGTTTTGTCTGGTTCCACCACCACGTAAAGAGAGATCCCCTCTTTCGCTATTGGAATAAGGATTTCCTGTCAGTAAATTGGAGCCGATGTTTGTAAACACTGATGGTAAAATTCCAACAGGTGCCCCAATCACAACTCCGGGAATGGTTTGTAAAGCTTTCAAAGAATCACCAGAAACTCCTGGAAGGCGTTTGATTTCATCCTGGACAAGTCCATACCGTGAAAGGGGAGTTTTGTCTCTTTCTCCACTGACAACTATCCCCGATAGATTGGCTTCGGAAATTGTAACAAGGATGACCTGGCCTTTAAATCGAACTTCTCGAAATACAGATTCGGTTCTGTCTGCTGTGGATACTTTGATTTCATAATATCCAGGTTCGGGAAATCGAAGTTTGGCGATCCCTTCGTCATTAGAAACCGCACTGGTTTTTCCTTTTTTAGAAATGACTACAGCATTAGTTACTGGTTTTCCTGAATTGGATTTTACAATTTGAAAAACAACTTCTATATTTCCATCGGCGAAGGTAGGACTAAACCAAAGAAAACATAAAACCAGTAAAAGGGGCTGAGTATATTTCATTTAGGAACGGGAATCAAACTTTCTGCAATTCGATATAATTCGTCCAATGACTTTTTGTCATCAAGCAAACGATACCCTTGTAAAACTCCTTCATAGACAAAAAATAGATGTTTGGCAAGCAAACGACAATCTACTTTAGAATTTAAATACCCATTTTCTTTTGAACCTTCCAGATAATCCGCCAACAAATCGATGGTTCTACTTGCGATTTCTTCAATTTCTTTCTGAATTTCCAACTCATCTGGCGCAATTTGTGCCCGAAAGTTTGCCATACCGCAACCAAAAAGTTGTGACAACCGAGCTTCCCTAGAAAGAATCCGAACCCAAGCCTTAACAAAATCCAAAGGTTTTGGATTTCGTTTCATTAAAGATTTAAGAAGTGTTAGATTTTCATTCGAATACATCCGAATCACTTCCTTTCCCAACATTTCCTTAGAAGCAAAATGTTGGTAGAGGCTAGCTTTGACTGTTTTTGCCTCTTCCACAATTTGATTCAGTCCCGTCCCCGAATACCCTTGTTTTAGAAAGAGATGGCGGCTGACTTGCAAAAGGCGAATGCGAGTGGGTTCTTTTTTCATAGCACCTACAATTTCCGAAAAAAGAGAAAACTATGCAAACAATATACCAACCGGTATGTATGAAAAGTTCTTGCAAATACATACCGACTGGTATGTATGTTTACAGATAAGGAGAATTCAAATGAACACTGAATTGATTTCGTTCCATACTACTGCGACCTCTGTATCCGAAGCCTTGGAAACTAGACATAGTATCCGAGAATACCTTCCGAAACGCATCCCAAATGAAATTTTACATAGGGTATTTAGCAAAGCATTGCGTACTCCTAGTTGGAAAAATTCACAACCTTGGAAAGTTCACATTGTGAATGGAAACAAAAGAGAGGAATTGTCCAAAGAACTCATCCAAACCGCCCGAGAATTTCCACCTAGGCCAGAAACAAGTTGGCCAGAATCTTATCCTAGTGATGCCAAAAGACGAATGTTTGATTTGGGAATGAAAATCTACGAAGCTGCAGGTATTGATAGGAAAGATAAAGATGCTAGGAACGAATTTATGTTACGTAACTTTGATTTCTTTGGAGCTCCGACAGCTGTTTTCATTACAACCAAATTTGAACTTAATTATTTTGTAGGAATCGATTTAGGTTGTTTTCTCCAATCTGTTCTTTTATTAGCAAGAGAAGAAGGTTTGGGGACATGTGCTCAGGCTTCCCTTGGTTCTTTTCCCGATGTGGTAAGAAATTCTCTCGAGTTGCCAGAAGAAGAAAAAGTGATTCTGGGATTGAGTATTGGATATCCAAAACCAAATTCGGAACTAAATAGTTACCACACTCCCAGAGAATCGTCAGAAGATTTACTTCGTTTCTATTAAATCGAAAAAACTAAAATAGATTTTTCTTTCAAGTTTTGAAATCCATGATTCTCTTTCTCCGGAAGAAGAGGGAGATTCATTTTTATGAAATTTTTCATTTCGATTTTAGTAATAACGATATTCTGTTTCCAATGTTCCTTTGGGCAAAAAGTAAAGTATGCCGAATTAAAACAATCCTATCCCAAAGTGAATTGGGAAGCCCGTAGATCTGAAGCAGTTAAACTTTTATCCGACCTATTAAAAATCCCTTCTGTTCGCGGAAATGAAATCCAAATTGCTAAATACATCCAAGCAGTTCTCTCAAAGGAAGGAATTCCTTCACGCCTGATCTTCGATCCCAAACATCCCACAAGACCCAACTTAATCGCAGAGTTACAACCAACAGTTTCTAATCCAGAACCAGGAATCATTCTCGCAAACCATTTAGATACAGTTGAATATGATTCGAAAGAATGGAAGGTAGGACCACTTTCTGGATCTGTGAGTGAAGGCCGAGTTTGGGGTCGTGGGGCCATTGATATGAAAGGTATGGCAGTTATGGAATTACTTGCCTTTTTAGAAATCAAACGATCCGGAATTCCAAGAACAAGAAAAATCATGTATTTAGGTTTAGCTGACGAGGAATCAGGCTCTGTGTTAGGTAGCCGATATATCACTTCAAATCATAAACAATTATTAGAAGGATATGAATATGCAATCAATGAAGGAGGAGTTGCCACAAGAGACATTGTGATTCCTGGATCTACGATCTTTAACATCCAGTATGCGGAAAAGGGAAACATATGGTTACGAGCTAAAATCACAGGAACCAGCGGACATGGATCTTCTCCTCCAAACCAATATGCTGCTTTGTCACTCATACAATTTTTTAACGAAGTTAGAGAACTCGAACCAGAGATTCGTATCACAGAAGAAACAGAAGCTTTTTTCTATCAATTGGGAACTATCAGTTCCTTTCCTAAATCATTTTTTCTAAAAAATGCAAGAAATCCATTGATTAAACCTTTGTTACATGGAACCATTCGAAGTAATCGCCACCTAACAGCAATGACAACAAATACTAAATCGATAACCGGATTTCGTACGACAGAAGGAGAAGGTGGGGAAAATGTAATCGCCGGGGAAGCTAATGGTCGTTTGGATATTCGTGTTTTACCTGGAATTGATATTAATGAATTTGCAGATAAGGTAAAAAAAATCGGTGATAAATACAACGTTCAAATTTCTTTTTCCGATATCAATGCGGCAGTTGCCTCTCCGATCAACACAAGATTTTTTAGTACTTTGGCTGCCGTTTCCGTAAATAAATTCCCAAATAGTACGGTGACTCCTTTTCTTTCTCCTGGTAAAACCGACAATTCTTACTTACGGAGAGTGGGGATCAAAGCTTACGGTCTCATTCCGGCAGTCCTCAAATCGGAAGATATCGACGGAATGCACGGAAAAAATGAAAATATGACTGTTGATAATTTGGAATTAGGGACAAAAATTCTTTTTGAAACTTTAGTGGAAATGAACCAGTAACAACGATTATTTGAGCGAGGAAAGATACTTCAATATTCCGTCTTCCCCTCGTTCTTCGGCAAGTTCTGCAATACTAACCCCACCCACAGTTTTGACTTTGGTTTCGGCGCCTGCTTTAACCAAAAGTTTGACCAAATCCAAATTCCCACGGTAAACAGCTCGATAGAGTGCTGTTTC containing:
- a CDS encoding TonB-dependent receptor plug domain-containing protein, which gives rise to MKYTQPLLLVLCFLWFSPTFADGNIEVVFQIVKSNSGKPVTNAVVISKKGKTSAVSNDEGIAKLRFPEPGYYEIKVSTADRTESVFREVRFKGQVILVTISEANLSGIVVSGERDKTPLSRYGLVQDEIKRLPGVSGDSLKALQTIPGVVIGAPVGILPSVFTNIGSNLLTGNPYSNSERGDLSLRGGGTRQNQYYFDGFPLPYPFHLGNQSSVLNNNLIKSFDVFTGAFPAKYGYATGGIIAIEGTDRVDENKTIINTNLFLSDIYNQSKILPGLAMISSGRKNYPNVVLLQVYPQGIPEDAKYAEYQDYQWKLIWDINAEHRLTVQTFGTRDRQAYTKAQADLERGGDDPRPPTGLDRMFRTDAIRYVWKGKTFRNTISYSRTSFNEFFELKFTNPLTAENIFGLQNRTTDTITYVQNTFEWELWEEHLKLEAGVQGRFRETTLKGENISSYNRLFYNIFNDLLNSNAAFRSVIDGDRIRYREKSAYAELPFKYGGFRLTPGARVDHYSGSNETNLAPRITGGYLFESTKTGIMAGHGIHYNAPVSVEALSAKSGNPNLFMERAEHNSIGVSQEFANNWQIKIEGFRNIFQNIIVPDAYIVDPYALNNDTRVFVNETAKVLANPITPKNLNYSNAGYGHSEGVEIFIKKTKDPREQSGLFGWISYTNSITKRINNQSRLNSEETRNRTLLNNSRTLLGQAKMGTNYINYYDDNNLEVIYNNDKEQLYDLDRTHILNVVFGYKFNPEWMVGGRFRYFSGTPYTPITSATRANQAATFGLNLYFPNYSGNYNSDRFLPFHQFDLRIDRIENYSWGYINTYIEFVNFYGRRNQAGFEFDNTKNYQRNQNPAPTYDTVNSPYIVSQTPNGKMAIIPLVNIGIEVRF
- a CDS encoding TetR/AcrR family transcriptional regulator encodes the protein MKKEPTRIRLLQVSRHLFLKQGYSGTGLNQIVEEAKTVKASLYQHFASKEMLGKEVIRMYSNENLTLLKSLMKRNPKPLDFVKAWVRILSREARLSQLFGCGMANFRAQIAPDELEIQKEIEEIASRTIDLLADYLEGSKENGYLNSKVDCRLLAKHLFFVYEGVLQGYRLLDDKKSLDELYRIAESLIPVPK
- a CDS encoding nitroreductase; the protein is MNTELISFHTTATSVSEALETRHSIREYLPKRIPNEILHRVFSKALRTPSWKNSQPWKVHIVNGNKREELSKELIQTAREFPPRPETSWPESYPSDAKRRMFDLGMKIYEAAGIDRKDKDARNEFMLRNFDFFGAPTAVFITTKFELNYFVGIDLGCFLQSVLLLAREEGLGTCAQASLGSFPDVVRNSLELPEEEKVILGLSIGYPKPNSELNSYHTPRESSEDLLRFY
- a CDS encoding M20/M25/M40 family metallo-hydrolase, with amino-acid sequence MKFFISILVITIFCFQCSFGQKVKYAELKQSYPKVNWEARRSEAVKLLSDLLKIPSVRGNEIQIAKYIQAVLSKEGIPSRLIFDPKHPTRPNLIAELQPTVSNPEPGIILANHLDTVEYDSKEWKVGPLSGSVSEGRVWGRGAIDMKGMAVMELLAFLEIKRSGIPRTRKIMYLGLADEESGSVLGSRYITSNHKQLLEGYEYAINEGGVATRDIVIPGSTIFNIQYAEKGNIWLRAKITGTSGHGSSPPNQYAALSLIQFFNEVRELEPEIRITEETEAFFYQLGTISSFPKSFFLKNARNPLIKPLLHGTIRSNRHLTAMTTNTKSITGFRTTEGEGGENVIAGEANGRLDIRVLPGIDINEFADKVKKIGDKYNVQISFSDINAAVASPINTRFFSTLAAVSVNKFPNSTVTPFLSPGKTDNSYLRRVGIKAYGLIPAVLKSEDIDGMHGKNENMTVDNLELGTKILFETLVEMNQ